The following coding sequences lie in one Arachis ipaensis cultivar K30076 chromosome B03, Araip1.1, whole genome shotgun sequence genomic window:
- the LOC110269593 gene encoding protein FAR-RED IMPAIRED RESPONSE 1-like produces the protein MQGAELSVSISEMLFHLTLPTIQTGIIWFCGSFFGVNHHGQSTLLGCALMKNEDTESFKWLFQCWLRCMGGNALKGILTDQCASMQRAIEACMPTTIHHWCILHIMKKIPNKLNGYKGHVEIEQEMSHVV, from the exons ATGCAAGGAGCAGAGCTGTCtgtgagtatttcggagatgttatttcatttgacactacctacaatacaaacag gtataatttggttttgTGGTTCTTTTTttggggtgaatcaccacggtcagtcaacacttcttggatgcgctttgatgaaaaacgaagatactgaatcattcaaatggttatttcaatgttggcttcgttgcatgggaggaaatgctcTGAAAGGGATTCTCACCGATCaatgtgcatcgatgcaaagggctATCGAGGCTTGTATGCCCACAACAATTCACCATTGGTGTATTttgcacatcatgaagaagattccaaacAAATTAAACGGCTACAAGGGACACGTAGAaatcgaacaagaaatgagccatgTTGTTTAG
- the LOC107634249 gene encoding putative cell wall protein, with protein MAHKASSYFIALILISNILLFSVSARTIAVNPNNDDKKFLFKSHGGVHIPGFGPVRFPPLGAIPNNPFTRGIGGGGAGAGAGPTGRSYVPGGDDTFVPNPGFEVPVPGGSGGRIPGSVHP; from the coding sequence ATGGCTCACAAAGCTTCCTCTTATTTCATTGCACTTATTCTCATATCCAACATCCTTCTTTTCTCTGTTTCTGCACGCACCATTGCTGTGAATCCCAACAATGATGACAAGAAATTCTTGTTCAAGTCTCATGGAGGAGTGCACATTCCTGGCTTTGGACCAGTGAGATTTCCACCTCTTGGGGCTATACCAAATAATCCATTCACCCGGGGCATTGGAGGTGGAGGAGCCGGCGCAGGAGCAGGACCAACTGGCCGCAGTTATGTTCCCGGTGGCGATGACACCTTTGTACCAAACCCCGGATTCGAGGTTCCAGTTCCCGGTGGCAGTGGTGGCAGAATTCCAGGCTCAGTTCATCCATGA